In Campylobacter sp. VBCF_01 NA2, one DNA window encodes the following:
- a CDS encoding potassium channel family protein: MSILGRIKLFLNWSGSTKPDINLYSEIYDELRPFRLPLIIIVLMQLVGTLGYIFTAGFSLVDAIYQAGMTFTTVGFTEVAPIPPAGRLFTIAFILMGFGTFSFCLGVVVEVIKKGTLQNLIREQAMINNIARLKNHYIICYNNSYCAELAKEFRANHIPFVVIDPNPDLAKSADENLYPYYIIGDPHEQKTLLKAHLSSAKSVITLSPNLADNIAIITLVRLYEKELGRITPYFIMANSDSDSDSERLKKLGANSVVLPSKLAAQRLSAISVRPDMENILERLVYQKDSPIDIEEILVPEFSWMRFKRLKETRLKEMTNANIVGVKEANNRFVAMPDGDYLIGTGAKLLVIGTAEGIRDTKKLIRSKYKPQEMKYV, from the coding sequence ATGTCTATTTTAGGCAGAATAAAATTATTCCTCAACTGGTCCGGCTCTACTAAACCGGACATTAACCTTTATAGCGAAATTTACGACGAACTACGCCCATTTAGACTTCCACTAATTATCATTGTTTTAATGCAGTTAGTGGGGACTTTGGGCTATATATTTACCGCTGGATTTTCGCTAGTTGATGCAATTTATCAAGCAGGCATGACATTTACCACCGTCGGATTTACCGAGGTGGCGCCAATCCCGCCTGCTGGCAGACTTTTTACAATCGCATTTATTTTGATGGGCTTTGGGACATTTTCGTTTTGTCTGGGTGTCGTCGTCGAAGTTATCAAAAAAGGAACACTGCAAAATTTAATCAGGGAGCAAGCTATGATAAACAATATCGCAAGGCTCAAAAATCACTACATTATATGCTATAACAACTCGTATTGTGCGGAGTTGGCGAAGGAATTTCGCGCCAATCATATCCCATTTGTCGTCATTGATCCAAACCCAGATTTGGCAAAAAGCGCTGATGAAAATTTATACCCATACTACATAATCGGCGATCCGCACGAGCAAAAAACGCTTTTAAAAGCGCACCTTTCAAGCGCAAAATCCGTAATCACGCTAAGTCCAAATTTGGCCGATAATATCGCTATTATCACGCTTGTTAGGCTTTATGAAAAAGAATTAGGGCGTATTACGCCGTATTTTATCATGGCGAATTCTGACAGCGACAGCGACAGCGAACGCCTCAAAAAACTTGGTGCGAATTCTGTCGTGTTGCCGTCCAAACTCGCCGCACAGCGCCTTTCAGCGATTAGCGTGCGCCCAGATATGGAAAATATCCTAGAACGCCTCGTTTATCAAAAAGACTCCCCGATTGATATCGAAGAAATTTTAGTTCCTGAGTTTTCGTGGATGAGGTTCAAACGCCTCAAAGAAACCCGCCTCAAAGAGATGACAAACGCAAATATCGTGGGCGTGAAGGAAGCTAACAACCGCTTTGTAGCTATGCCTGATGGCGATTATCTAATCGGCACTGGCGCGAAACTGCTAGTCATCGGCACAGCCGAGGGTATCAGGGATACCAAAAAGCTAATTAGAAGCAAATACAAACCGCAGGAGATGAAATATGTATAA
- the hemN gene encoding oxygen-independent coproporphyrinogen III oxidase — protein sequence MANIDFDAYAKFSRPGPRYTSYPTALEFSQNFSYEQYINELKTQDKNAPLSLYFHMPFCRSACYFCGCNVIYTGKRDKMDRYLDYINREMDILCEHLDASRVVTQMHFGGGTPTYFDAEQLDRHIKNIKKHFKNFSADAEISCEIDPRFLTQQQLDVLISHGFNRISYGVQDFNERVQKEIHRIQPYELTKSVMDMARKAGIKSINMDLIYGLPYQNLATFQETLNLALSLNPDRFAIFNYAHVPWIKKSMRKFDESTLPAPKIKLEILKFTHDFLTANGYEPIGMDHYSKPTDELHAALKNGTLHRNFQGYTTKGGADLVGIGLTSIGEGARHYAQNFKDMAPYEEAIDSGKLPFFKGILLNSEDLLRKDVVMSLMANFRVNIKEIEAKHGVKFFEHFANSLKELEYLKDFVKISDDELSVTPTGTLLIRNIAMCFDEYMHKNLGEKKFSKTV from the coding sequence ATGGCAAACATTGATTTTGACGCGTATGCTAAATTTTCGCGCCCAGGACCGCGCTATACGAGCTATCCCACTGCGCTAGAATTTAGCCAAAATTTCAGCTACGAGCAGTATATAAATGAGCTAAAAACCCAAGATAAAAATGCCCCGCTTTCGCTTTATTTTCACATGCCGTTTTGCCGTTCGGCGTGCTATTTTTGTGGCTGTAATGTCATCTACACTGGCAAACGCGATAAAATGGACAGGTATTTAGACTACATAAATCGCGAAATGGATATTTTGTGCGAGCATTTAGACGCTAGCAGAGTGGTTACGCAAATGCACTTTGGTGGTGGCACACCGACATATTTCGACGCCGAACAACTTGATCGCCACATAAAAAACATAAAAAAACATTTTAAAAATTTCAGTGCTGACGCTGAGATTAGCTGTGAGATTGACCCTAGATTTCTCACACAACAGCAGCTTGATGTGCTTATTTCGCATGGATTTAACCGCATAAGTTACGGCGTGCAGGACTTCAACGAGCGCGTGCAAAAAGAAATCCATAGAATTCAGCCTTATGAGCTGACAAAAAGCGTAATGGATATGGCGCGAAAGGCTGGGATAAAGTCGATTAATATGGATTTGATTTATGGTTTGCCATACCAAAATTTAGCGACTTTCCAAGAAACGCTAAATTTAGCCCTTAGCCTTAATCCAGATCGTTTTGCGATATTTAATTACGCCCATGTTCCATGGATAAAAAAATCAATGCGTAAATTCGACGAAAGCACGCTTCCTGCGCCAAAAATCAAGCTTGAAATTTTAAAATTTACTCATGATTTTTTGACCGCTAATGGATACGAGCCAATCGGCATGGATCACTACTCTAAGCCAACAGATGAGCTTCACGCAGCCCTTAAAAATGGCACGCTTCATAGAAATTTCCAAGGTTACACCACAAAAGGTGGCGCGGATTTGGTGGGCATTGGGCTAACGAGTATCGGCGAGGGTGCGCGGCATTATGCGCAAAATTTCAAAGATATGGCGCCGTATGAGGAGGCGATTGATAGCGGAAAATTGCCGTTTTTCAAAGGAATTTTGCTAAATAGCGAGGATTTGCTTCGCAAAGATGTCGTAATGAGCCTAATGGCGAATTTCAGGGTAAATATCAAAGAGATCGAAGCTAAGCATGGTGTTAAATTTTTCGAGCATTTTGCAAATTCGCTAAAAGAGCTTGAATATCTTAAAGATTTCGTGAAAATTTCAGACGATGAGCTTAGCGTAACGCCGACTGGAACGCTTCTAATCCGCAATATCGCAATGTGCTTTGATGAGTATATGCATAAAAATTTGGGCGAGAAAAAATTCTCAAAAACGGTGTAA
- a CDS encoding PP0621 family protein, giving the protein MGKLLSLAIIIALIYFLIVPKFRAKKGESADTKDEQEPTALMPCDECGTYYEASALISHNSRQICKSCLAKIKEKK; this is encoded by the coding sequence ATGGGAAAACTTTTATCATTAGCGATAATTATTGCGTTAATTTATTTTTTAATCGTGCCGAAATTTCGCGCCAAAAAGGGCGAGAGCGCAGACACAAAGGACGAGCAAGAGCCAACAGCGCTAATGCCTTGCGATGAGTGCGGGACATATTACGAAGCTAGCGCGCTTATCTCGCATAATTCGCGCCAAATTTGCAAATCTTGCTTGGCAAAAATAAAGGAAAAAAAATGA
- the htpX gene encoding zinc metalloprotease HtpX, with the protein MEKIKTALLMSGLVLLFMFVGSLIGGQKGMIMAFVVACGMNFFSYFFSDKLVLKHYRATPVTAESQPMLYDIIDRLCAKANLPMPKIYIINEQVPNAFATGRNPNNAAVAVTQGLLNLMSPQEIEGVLAHELSHVNHYDILIGSVAAMFAGAIAMLANFAKFGAIAGSNSQNRGGANGIFLLIGAVIMPLAASVIQMAISRTREFKADAGAAALTGHPEWLISALFKLDNYAKNYRMHSATGSTAHMFIINPFSGIKANFSQLFSTHPSTSDRIAKLEELKGKIVIEK; encoded by the coding sequence ATGGAAAAAATAAAAACCGCCCTGCTAATGAGCGGGCTCGTGCTACTTTTTATGTTCGTCGGCAGCCTAATTGGCGGACAAAAGGGTATGATTATGGCGTTTGTCGTGGCGTGCGGTATGAATTTTTTCAGCTATTTTTTCAGCGACAAACTAGTCTTGAAACACTACCGCGCTACGCCTGTAACTGCCGAGAGCCAGCCTATGTTATACGACATAATCGATCGCCTTTGCGCTAAGGCAAATTTGCCAATGCCAAAAATCTATATCATCAACGAGCAAGTTCCAAACGCTTTCGCCACAGGTCGCAACCCAAACAACGCCGCAGTCGCCGTTACACAAGGCCTGCTAAATCTAATGAGCCCGCAAGAAATCGAGGGCGTGCTAGCTCACGAGCTAAGCCATGTTAATCACTACGATATCCTAATCGGCTCGGTCGCAGCGATGTTTGCAGGCGCAATCGCAATGCTAGCGAATTTTGCCAAATTTGGCGCGATTGCAGGCTCAAACTCACAAAATCGCGGTGGTGCAAATGGAATTTTCTTACTCATCGGAGCCGTGATAATGCCGCTAGCTGCTAGCGTAATCCAAATGGCAATCTCGCGCACCAGAGAATTCAAAGCAGACGCCGGTGCAGCCGCGCTTACAGGACACCCTGAGTGGCTGATTTCTGCTCTATTCAAGCTAGATAATTACGCCAAAAACTACCGCATGCACTCTGCGACGGGATCGACTGCGCACATGTTTATCATAAACCCATTTAGCGGGATTAAGGCGAATTTCTCTCAGCTTTTTAGCACGCACCCTAGCACAAGCGACCGTATCGCAAAACTCGAAGAGCTAAAAGGCAAAATCGTTATCGAAAAATAA
- the ribA gene encoding GTP cyclohydrolase II, with translation MNIQISQIANLPSRFGKFKVQSFKENEKEHLVIAKMPLNEIVNVRIHSECLTGDAIGSLKCDCRDQLEESLKYIEKNGGMVIYLRQEGRNIGLLNKINAYALQDKGFDTIEANHQLGFKADERTYEIVDFILKHYEIKKINLLTNNPEKLSNLHCVEIVERIPIIIKANEFSENYLKTKKDKMGHLL, from the coding sequence ATGAATATTCAAATTTCGCAGATTGCAAATTTGCCCTCACGCTTCGGTAAATTTAAGGTGCAGTCCTTCAAAGAAAACGAAAAAGAACACTTAGTAATCGCAAAAATGCCGTTAAATGAAATCGTAAATGTGCGAATCCACTCCGAGTGCCTCACAGGAGATGCAATCGGAAGCCTAAAATGCGATTGTAGAGACCAGCTCGAAGAGAGCCTAAAATACATAGAAAAAAACGGCGGTATGGTGATATACCTGCGCCAAGAGGGGCGAAATATCGGGCTTTTAAATAAAATCAACGCCTACGCGCTCCAAGATAAGGGCTTTGATACAATCGAGGCAAATCATCAGCTAGGTTTTAAAGCAGACGAGCGCACCTATGAAATCGTGGATTTTATCCTAAAACACTATGAAATCAAAAAGATAAATTTACTCACAAACAACCCTGAAAAGCTATCAAATTTGCATTGTGTGGAGATCGTCGAGCGCATACCGATTATCATTAAAGCCAACGAATTTAGCGAAAATTATCTAAAAACAAAAAAAGATAAAATGGGGCATTTGCTGTGA
- the hemB gene encoding porphobilinogen synthase codes for MFKRFRRVRINPVVRELVRETSLEMRNFIYPLFVVPGKGVKNEISSMPGVFQLSLDEILKECEILSNLGINKILLFGIPEVKDSIGSDALSDDGIIATALRAIKDKFPKFMVITDLCFCEYTDHGHCGILDHVHQTVNNDATLEISAKQALIHAKNGADMIAPSGMMDGIITTLRTALDSNGFENLPIMAYSTKFASGYYGPFRDVAESAPSFGDRSSYQMDPANRLEAINESLEDEAQGADILMVKPALAYLDIIRDLRERTLLPICAYNVSGEYALLKGGAKLGLIDYERVLMETMISIKRAGADMIISYHAKEVAELLRKFS; via the coding sequence ATGTTTAAACGATTTAGAAGAGTGCGCATAAATCCCGTAGTAAGGGAGCTCGTGCGCGAAACTTCGTTAGAGATGAGAAATTTTATTTACCCGCTTTTTGTCGTTCCTGGTAAAGGTGTCAAAAACGAGATAAGCTCCATGCCAGGCGTATTTCAGCTGAGTTTGGACGAAATTTTAAAAGAGTGTGAAATTTTATCAAATTTGGGAATTAATAAAATTTTGCTTTTTGGAATTCCAGAGGTTAAAGACAGCATTGGCTCTGACGCGCTTAGCGATGATGGCATAATCGCCACTGCGCTTCGTGCGATTAAGGATAAATTTCCAAAATTTATGGTGATTACGGATTTGTGCTTTTGCGAATACACTGACCATGGACACTGCGGGATACTAGATCATGTTCATCAAACCGTAAATAACGACGCTACGCTTGAAATTTCAGCCAAACAAGCCCTAATCCACGCTAAAAACGGCGCTGATATGATAGCCCCAAGCGGTATGATGGACGGCATAATCACCACTTTACGCACAGCACTTGATAGCAATGGATTTGAAAATTTACCGATTATGGCGTATTCGACGAAATTTGCGAGCGGGTATTACGGGCCGTTTCGCGATGTAGCGGAAAGCGCGCCTAGCTTTGGTGATAGAAGCTCGTATCAAATGGATCCAGCAAACCGCCTAGAAGCGATAAATGAGAGTTTAGAAGACGAGGCACAAGGGGCTGATATTTTAATGGTAAAACCGGCACTTGCGTATTTGGATATAATCCGTGATTTGCGCGAGCGCACTTTACTTCCGATTTGTGCGTATAATGTCAGTGGCGAATATGCGCTTTTAAAAGGCGGAGCGAAGCTTGGATTAATCGATTATGAGCGGGTTTTAATGGAGACTATGATAAGCATAAAACGCGCAGGAGCGGATATGATAATCTCATATCACGCAAAAGAAGTAGCTGAGCTTTTGCGTAAATTTAGCTAA
- the argF gene encoding ornithine carbamoyltransferase, with translation MRHFLTFEDFSKDEIFEILRLAAEIKKEAKAKDYKPYLKNQTLAMIFEKSSTRTRVSFETGMYQLGGQALFLSSKDIQLGRGEPVRDTARVISSMVDMAMLRVYKQSDLEEFAKYSAVPVINGLSDYLHPVQLIADYLTMQERASGDCVAYIGDGNNMAHTWISLASILGFELRIATPKGYEADASIVAQAEKNAKISGAKIIYTHDPREAVCGVDVVTTDTWVSMGQESEKERKVKLFEGFCVDKDMMSLAKKDAIFLHCLPAYRGYEVSDEIIEAHAGDVFSEAENRLHGQKGVMVWLDRHRGN, from the coding sequence ATGCGACATTTTTTGACTTTTGAAGATTTTAGCAAAGATGAAATTTTTGAAATTTTGCGCCTTGCGGCCGAGATTAAAAAAGAAGCCAAAGCGAAGGATTACAAACCGTATCTAAAAAACCAAACCCTAGCAATGATTTTTGAAAAAAGCTCGACTAGAACGCGCGTGAGCTTTGAGACTGGTATGTATCAGCTAGGCGGACAAGCGCTGTTTTTAAGCTCGAAAGATATTCAACTCGGTCGTGGCGAGCCTGTGAGGGATACTGCGCGTGTGATTTCTAGCATGGTCGATATGGCTATGCTTAGGGTTTATAAACAAAGTGATTTGGAAGAATTCGCCAAATACTCAGCCGTGCCTGTGATAAATGGCCTTAGCGATTATCTCCACCCGGTGCAATTAATCGCGGATTATCTTACTATGCAAGAGCGTGCTAGTGGGGACTGCGTGGCGTATATCGGGGACGGAAACAATATGGCGCATACTTGGATTTCGCTGGCTTCGATTTTGGGATTTGAGCTTAGAATCGCTACGCCAAAGGGCTATGAGGCTGATGCGTCTATCGTAGCACAAGCTGAGAAAAACGCCAAAATTTCAGGGGCAAAAATCATCTATACTCACGATCCGCGCGAGGCGGTTTGTGGCGTAGATGTCGTTACGACTGATACTTGGGTTTCAATGGGACAAGAGAGCGAAAAAGAGCGCAAAGTTAAGCTCTTCGAGGGATTTTGCGTAGATAAAGATATGATGAGCCTAGCTAAAAAAGATGCTATTTTCTTGCATTGCTTGCCAGCGTATCGCGGATACGAGGTCAGTGATGAGATTATAGAAGCTCATGCGGGCGATGTTTTTAGCGAGGCTGAAAACAGATTGCACGGCCAAAAGGGCGTAATGGTATGGCTAGATAGACACAGAGGTAATTAA
- the rpmB gene encoding 50S ribosomal protein L28, protein MARRCAITGKGAMVGNNVSHANNRTKKKFQVNLRTVRVQLEDGTTRKIKVAASTLRTMKKQSR, encoded by the coding sequence ATGGCAAGAAGATGCGCAATCACTGGCAAAGGTGCGATGGTAGGAAACAATGTAAGCCACGCAAACAACAGAACTAAGAAAAAATTCCAAGTCAATCTACGCACAGTTCGCGTTCAGCTAGAAGACGGCACTACAAGAAAAATCAAAGTAGCTGCTTCAACTCTAAGAACAATGAAAAAACAATCAAGATAA
- a CDS encoding type II secretion system protein, which produces MKNAFTMVELVFVIVVLGILSSIALPRMNASRDDAEIVRLMTNIKTLTSDITNYYNANGCLSNNPNFMSNVATFSSAAGGAHAGNGSCLANGGSVSMHIRVKNKPCYALTYGVSEYMGAWVRIDGMSAGASNACELAHNQATMKSMRDASFTYTDETGANKTAKGTRIGGLNPNKFR; this is translated from the coding sequence ATGAAAAACGCTTTTACTATGGTTGAACTTGTTTTTGTTATCGTTGTTTTGGGAATTTTATCTAGTATCGCTCTGCCTAGAATGAACGCCAGCAGGGACGATGCCGAAATCGTGCGATTGATGACAAATATAAAGACCCTTACTAGCGATATCACAAACTACTACAACGCAAACGGCTGTCTTAGCAACAATCCAAATTTTATGAGTAATGTCGCCACATTTAGCTCAGCCGCTGGTGGCGCACACGCAGGCAACGGCTCGTGCCTAGCTAACGGCGGTAGCGTATCAATGCACATCAGAGTCAAAAACAAACCTTGCTACGCCCTAACTTACGGCGTGAGCGAATACATGGGTGCTTGGGTGCGCATAGATGGTATGAGCGCAGGTGCCTCAAATGCGTGCGAACTAGCGCACAATCAAGCCACGATGAAATCAATGCGCGATGCAAGTTTCACATACACAGACGAAACTGGCGCGAACAAAACAGCCAAAGGCACAAGAATCGGCGGATTAAATCCGAATAAATTTAGGTAA
- the rsmG gene encoding 16S rRNA (guanine(527)-N(7))-methyltransferase RsmG, whose translation MNLILPENFDEKCAKFGECLRKFNAIHSLTNYDDLSEIIADSIGGVKFIPKYPKIAIDIGSGAGFPAIFLAMVLNHTKWHLYEPIAKKASFLTYAKVNLGLKNVEIHREKIENSLKFRADLITSRAVMKTKNLVEICDGFYDSNTHFLLYKGSSVEAEVSEFLKKFNGAKTQIFNEENRNYLLISEISKPI comes from the coding sequence GTGAATTTGATTTTGCCTGAAAATTTCGACGAAAAGTGCGCTAAATTTGGCGAGTGTCTGCGTAAATTTAACGCAATCCACAGCCTTACGAATTACGATGATTTAAGCGAAATTATCGCTGATAGTATTGGTGGGGTGAAATTTATCCCAAAATACCCTAAAATCGCCATTGACATCGGTAGCGGGGCTGGGTTTCCGGCGATATTTTTGGCTATGGTTTTAAACCACACGAAATGGCATTTATACGAGCCAATCGCCAAAAAAGCGTCATTTTTGACCTACGCTAAGGTAAATTTGGGGCTAAAAAATGTCGAAATTCATAGAGAAAAAATCGAAAATTCGCTAAAATTTAGGGCTGATTTGATAACTTCAAGAGCTGTGATGAAAACGAAAAATTTAGTCGAAATTTGCGATGGATTTTATGATAGCAATACGCACTTTTTGCTCTATAAAGGCAGTAGCGTAGAGGCGGAAGTGAGTGAATTTTTAAAAAAATTTAATGGCGCAAAGACGCAAATTTTTAACGAAGAGAATAGAAATTATCTTTTAATAAGTGAAATTTCAAAACCAATTTAA
- the argJ gene encoding bifunctional glutamate N-acetyltransferase/amino-acid acetyltransferase ArgJ, whose translation MYKIAPLQNGLENIDGFYFGGLNSGFKKVGNDLGFIRADEPFAISAIFTSNKFAAAPIAHFRRILEKNGGEFRTNFILINSKNANAMTGEAGISDIDEIFSEISKFTPLVNPVMSSTGVIGYRLKKEKIIAAAKNFDLMARDSEAIATAIMTTDTLKKEFAYEVSLENGEKFRIAGICKGAGMINPALATMLCYILTDAKIPHSDMGELLSEAVEDSFNRVSVDGDTSTNDTVMLATSARASYDKEAFRAALKKLALDLALMLVRDGEGANKLVKFRVFGAKNDNEAKKAAKALSNSPLVKTAIYGEDPNWGRIASTIGACGIECDAEKLVIKYDDALVYDSAHRELDEERERLAHEVMQKAEFEISCDLGLGAGEFSAYGCDLSYEYVKINADYRS comes from the coding sequence ATGTATAAAATCGCCCCTTTGCAAAACGGCCTCGAAAATATCGACGGATTTTATTTTGGCGGGCTAAATTCTGGATTTAAAAAGGTCGGAAATGATTTGGGATTTATCAGAGCCGATGAGCCGTTTGCTATAAGCGCGATTTTTACGAGTAATAAATTTGCCGCTGCGCCAATAGCGCATTTTAGGCGAATTTTAGAGAAAAACGGCGGGGAATTTCGCACGAATTTCATTTTGATAAATTCTAAAAACGCAAACGCAATGACTGGCGAAGCAGGCATTAGCGATATAGATGAAATTTTCTCTGAAATTTCAAAATTTACGCCCTTAGTAAATCCTGTGATGAGCTCAACCGGCGTTATTGGATATAGATTAAAAAAAGAAAAAATCATAGCTGCTGCGAAAAATTTCGACCTTATGGCGCGCGATTCTGAGGCCATAGCCACGGCGATTATGACGACAGACACGCTAAAAAAGGAGTTTGCTTACGAAGTGAGCTTGGAAAATGGCGAGAAATTTCGCATAGCAGGCATTTGCAAGGGTGCGGGTATGATAAATCCGGCTTTGGCGACTATGCTTTGCTATATTTTAACCGACGCGAAAATCCCGCACTCTGATATGGGCGAGCTTTTAAGCGAGGCTGTGGAGGATAGCTTTAATAGGGTCAGTGTCGATGGAGATACGAGCACGAACGATACCGTCATGCTAGCGACCAGTGCGCGCGCTAGCTATGATAAAGAGGCGTTTCGTGCCGCGCTGAAAAAACTCGCACTCGACCTTGCCTTAATGCTTGTGCGTGATGGCGAGGGTGCGAATAAACTAGTGAAATTTAGAGTTTTTGGCGCGAAAAATGACAATGAAGCCAAAAAGGCTGCCAAGGCTTTGTCAAATTCTCCGCTTGTCAAAACAGCGATTTATGGCGAGGATCCAAACTGGGGGCGCATAGCCTCTACAATCGGCGCGTGCGGGATAGAGTGCGACGCCGAAAAACTCGTGATAAAATACGATGACGCGCTTGTGTATGATAGTGCGCACCGTGAGCTAGATGAGGAGCGCGAAAGGCTAGCGCACGAAGTAATGCAAAAGGCCGAATTTGAAATTTCATGCGATTTGGGGCTTGGAGCGGGCGAATTTAGCGCGTATGGCTGTGATCTCAGCTATGAATATGTCAAAATAAACGCAGATTACAGGTCGTAA
- the rpe gene encoding ribulose-phosphate 3-epimerase: protein MYVAPSILSADFGRLSEEVRAVCDAGADLIHVDVMDGHFVPNLTIGPLVVNAVAKASTKPLDIHLMVQNVPFFADLFLPLKPKFLSFHIEEEKHPLRLIDHIRKNGVSPAITLNPHTPISALDYIIDEVDMVLLMSVNPGFGGQKFIPSALRKISELRNLIEKRGAKCMIEVDGGVNGLNVAELDSAGADIVVAGNFVFSSNDYSEAIKALKV from the coding sequence ATGTATGTAGCCCCTAGTATTTTATCGGCTGATTTTGGCAGGCTTAGCGAAGAAGTGCGCGCAGTATGCGATGCGGGAGCAGATCTGATCCATGTCGATGTCATGGACGGACACTTCGTGCCAAATCTCACAATCGGCCCACTTGTCGTAAATGCCGTAGCCAAGGCCTCCACAAAGCCTCTTGATATTCATTTAATGGTGCAAAATGTGCCGTTTTTCGCTGATTTATTTTTACCACTAAAACCGAAATTTTTAAGCTTTCATATCGAGGAGGAAAAACACCCTTTGCGCTTGATAGATCATATCCGCAAAAACGGCGTCAGCCCCGCTATCACACTCAATCCACACACACCAATTAGCGCGCTTGATTATATCATAGACGAGGTTGATATGGTGCTTTTAATGAGTGTAAATCCGGGCTTTGGCGGGCAAAAATTTATCCCATCAGCCTTGCGTAAAATTTCGGAACTTAGAAATTTAATCGAAAAACGGGGCGCGAAATGTATGATCGAAGTCGATGGTGGCGTAAATGGACTAAATGTCGCCGAGCTAGATAGTGCAGGCGCGGACATCGTCGTGGCTGGGAATTTCGTATTTTCATCAAACGATTACAGCGAAGCTATCAAAGCCCTAAAAGTATGA
- the lysM gene encoding peptidoglycan-binding protein LysM, whose product MGLLSFVANAGKKLLGIGNDEQNVKDEITKNLSSTPIEGLDVKIEGDVVKVSGNADKETLEKAALIAGNVNGISSVEIEGVNEDSEENYYTIVKGDNLSKIAKKFYGDANKYPVIFEANREVIKDANLIYPGQKIRIPKI is encoded by the coding sequence ATGGGATTACTTTCATTTGTTGCAAATGCTGGTAAAAAGCTACTTGGTATCGGAAACGACGAGCAAAATGTCAAAGACGAGATCACCAAAAACCTCTCTTCTACCCCAATCGAGGGCTTAGATGTCAAAATCGAGGGCGATGTCGTTAAAGTAAGCGGAAACGCCGACAAAGAAACTCTTGAAAAAGCCGCTCTAATCGCAGGAAATGTAAATGGAATTTCAAGCGTAGAAATCGAAGGCGTCAATGAAGATAGCGAAGAGAACTACTACACTATCGTCAAAGGCGACAACCTTTCAAAAATCGCTAAAAAATTCTACGGCGATGCTAACAAATACCCTGTGATTTTCGAGGCAAACCGCGAGGTCATCAAAGACGCAAACCTAATCTATCCAGGTCAAAAAATCAGAATTCCAAAAATCTAA
- a CDS encoding DUF2603 domain-containing protein: protein MEKNDKALTKIDQINEFFGIEDANSTVFEISHDPQTNEKKLTLKKGSWSDEEPWFGIDESGELHTMVSLKSLNNLIQVAKGAIAENFNLKLERSILQQAPVDFGDAWIVCMDEIRKITSENPSIKKINLDLDAIVSRVKQSHPNLFIDIEELVRSRNGKH, encoded by the coding sequence GTGGAAAAAAACGACAAAGCATTAACAAAAATTGATCAAATCAATGAATTTTTCGGTATCGAGGACGCTAATAGCACGGTTTTTGAGATTTCGCACGACCCGCAAACAAACGAAAAAAAACTAACACTAAAAAAGGGTTCATGGAGCGACGAGGAGCCGTGGTTTGGGATAGATGAGAGTGGCGAATTGCACACAATGGTATCTTTAAAATCGCTAAATAATCTAATCCAAGTCGCAAAAGGGGCGATTGCAGAGAATTTCAACCTAAAATTAGAGCGTTCGATTTTACAGCAAGCCCCAGTGGATTTTGGCGATGCGTGGATCGTGTGCATGGACGAGATCCGTAAAATCACGAGCGAAAACCCAAGCATAAAAAAGATAAATTTAGATTTAGACGCCATAGTTTCGCGCGTGAAGCAATCACACCCAAATTTATTTATAGATATCGAAGAGTTAGTAAGGAGCAGAAATGGCAAACATTGA